AAAGGACTTCTTGACGTGTTCTACCTTGAGGATTGGCGCAGATTCATTCACGTTTTCCATTCCACGCCTCACTTATAGTAATTGAGCTTGCGTTCCACGTAGGCGAAAAGCACGCTCAGCAAAAGGTTCGCCACATAGTAGAATACACCCGCCACGAACAGCGGGTAAATGCTCGCATAGGCGGCCTGCTGTTTCTTGGCCAACGCAAAAAGTTCCGTCACCGCAATCACCTGCGCAAGGGAAGTGTCCTTCACCAGCGTGATGACTTCGTTGGCGCTCGCGGGCACCACGCGCTTTACCACCTGCGGGAGGATGATGCGGAAGAACGTCTGCGTGCGGGTCATGCCCAGCATGTAGGCCGCCTCGTACTGCCCCTTGGGTATGGACTGGATGCCCCCGCGGAAAATCTCGGCAAAGTACGCCGCATAGTTTATCGAAAACGCCACAATCACCGCCGGGAAGCGGTCAAAGGAAAAATCCACGCCCGCATATTCGCTCAGGTAGTAGGAGCCGAAATAAATCGCCACAATCTGGAGGAGTAGCGGAGTGCCGCGCATCACCGAGATGTAGAACGACACCGGGTAACGCACCACGCGCCACTTGCTCATCTTGAGGACCGCAATGAGCAGGCCCAGCGGAATCGAGAACAGGAGCGTAAACCCGAAAATGGCGAGCGTCGTGCAGAAGCCGCCCCAAAGGATAGGAAGCAAATTGCTCAGGTCAGACATGGAACCGCGCGCCGGCCGTTACTTGCCGAACCACTTGGCAGAGATTTCGTCGAACTTGCCGTCGGCCTTCATGGCGGCCAAGGTAGAATTCACGGCATCACGCAGGGCCTGGTCCTTCTTGCGGAAACCCACGGCATAGACTTCGTCGGAGAGGCCTTCCTCGAGCACCGTGTAGTCCTTCCCATTCGTCACAATCCAGTACTTGGCCACGATTTCGTCCAGGAACACAGCATCCACGCCGCCCTTGTCCAAATCCATGAGCGCCGTCTGGTTGTCGTCAAACGGAACGATTTCCTTGGCGGCCTTGCCCGCTTCGGAGGCATCCAGGAGCTTCTGGGCGGTAGAGCCGTTCTGCACGGCAATCTTCTTGCCGGCGAGGGCAGCGAGATTTGCAAGAGCCTTGTCCTTCACCGTGAAAATCATGCGGTTCTTGAGATACGGATCGCTCAGGTTCATCGCCTTCGCGCGGGCACTGTCCACGCTCATGCCGTTCCAGATGCAGTCAATCTTGCCGGTGTTCAGTTCCTGTTCCTTCGCGTCCCAAGAAATCGGCTGCGTCTTGAGCTTCACGCCCAGGCGCGCACAAACTTCGGTGGCGAGGTCAATATCGAAACCCACGATGTTGTTGTCCTTGTCGCGGAAACCCATCGGCGGAAAAGAATCGTCGAGGCCGAGCACAAACACGCCCGCCGCCTTCACCTTGTTCAGGGATTCATCGGCCTGAGTCTTGGATTCCGCCTTCTGGTCGTTGCAGGCAGAAAGAACCGCGGCACATGCAACCGCCGCAAACATCGCTAAAAGCTTTTTCATCTTGAAGTCCTCTTTTTGATTTACAAGAGAAATATAGAAAAAGGGCCGCATTCTAGTGAATACGGATAATCAAGCAGCCCTTTTATTTAACGCCTGAATGATTCGCTTTTTATTTTTTTTCACCAAAACAGGAGTTTCAAGGCGAATTGGGTTGGCATATCAATTTTGAATAATGTATATTATGAGGGAGGTTTATATGGAAGTTCTGAACCCGACACAGCTACATCTTCTAAAGATGTTCTCTTTCGCCAAGGATTCTGAGTCTTTGGAAGAAATTCGTGTTGCCCTGATGGATGTCTTTGCCAAGAGGGTTGAAAAAGACATGGACGATCTTTGGGATTCCGGCAAATGGGACAATAAAAAGAACGAAGCTGTCTTATGCGAACACTTGCGAACTCCCTATAAAGCAGTATGAGAATTGTTCTCAACAGCAATAAGCAGAATCGTTATACTACGCAAAAAGGGCCGCATCGCTGCGGTCCTTTTTATAATGTTGGTCTGGATCCTTCGACTCCGAGGCTACGCCTCTTCGCTCAGGATGACATGCTCAAAGGCCTGAAGCCCCACACCTCAAAGGGAGCGAAGCGACCGACCTCATACCTCACACCTCTTAATCCTTTCCGTACACCTTTTCGGCGTAGGTCACGGTTGCGCCGAGGTATTCGCGGTTCATCTTGGCGATGTAATCCACGGTGATACCCTTCGGGCAGGCGGCCTGGCATTCGTAAAGGTTCGTGCAGTTGCCGAAGCCTTCCTTGTCCATCTGGGCGACCATGGCGAGCACGCGCTTCTTCGCCTCGACCTTGCCCTGCGGCAAGAAGCTGAGGTGAGAAACCTTGGCAGATACGAAGAGCATTGCGGATGCGTTCTTACAGGCGGCCACGCAGGCACCGCAACCGATACAGGCGGCAGCGTCGAAGGCGCGGTCGGCATCAGCCTTGGGAACCGGAATCGTGGATGCTTCAGGAGCGGCACCGGTGTTGACGGAAACGAAACC
The Fibrobacter sp. UWR3 genome window above contains:
- a CDS encoding amino acid ABC transporter permease, translated to MSDLSNLLPILWGGFCTTLAIFGFTLLFSIPLGLLIAVLKMSKWRVVRYPVSFYISVMRGTPLLLQIVAIYFGSYYLSEYAGVDFSFDRFPAVIVAFSINYAAYFAEIFRGGIQSIPKGQYEAAYMLGMTRTQTFFRIILPQVVKRVVPASANEVITLVKDTSLAQVIAVTELFALAKKQQAAYASIYPLFVAGVFYYVANLLLSVLFAYVERKLNYYK
- a CDS encoding amino acid ABC transporter substrate-binding protein is translated as MKKLLAMFAAVACAAVLSACNDQKAESKTQADESLNKVKAAGVFVLGLDDSFPPMGFRDKDNNIVGFDIDLATEVCARLGVKLKTQPISWDAKEQELNTGKIDCIWNGMSVDSARAKAMNLSDPYLKNRMIFTVKDKALANLAALAGKKIAVQNGSTAQKLLDASEAGKAAKEIVPFDDNQTALMDLDKGGVDAVFLDEIVAKYWIVTNGKDYTVLEEGLSDEVYAVGFRKKDQALRDAVNSTLAAMKADGKFDEISAKWFGK
- a CDS encoding succinate dehydrogenase/fumarate reductase iron-sulfur subunit translates to MSGLNLTLKIWRQKDAKTKGQFETVKINDVSPDMSFLEMLDIVNEEQMKQGKEGFAFDHDCREGICGMCSLVINGMPHGPDHATTTCQLHMRKFKDGDTIVIEPWRAAAFPVIRDCAVDRTAFDRIIAAGGFVSVNTGAAPEASTIPVPKADADRAFDAAACIGCGACVAACKNASAMLFVSAKVSHLSFLPQGKVEAKKRVLAMVAQMDKEGFGNCTNLYECQAACPKGITVDYIAKMNREYLGATVTYAEKVYGKD